One stretch of Bacteroidota bacterium DNA includes these proteins:
- the argH gene encoding argininosuccinate lyase — translation MPQSKSLWAGRFKTALSEAALRFSSSIDLDKTLYQEDIQGSIAHVEMLAACKIITAEESRRIRTALKGILAEIESGKLDLSWDKEDIHMAIEQRLIQKVGPVGGKLHTGRSRNDQVALDERLYLRSAIIELKKRIAQFQRVLLYKSEKYFGTIMPGYTHLQRAQPIYLSHHLLAYVSMLERDDERLSDCYKRVNRLPLGAAAMAGTSFPIDRAAVAKKLGFDTVLENSIDAVSDRDYIIEFVSASSNIMMHLSRMSEELVLWSSQEFNFAKIDDSYSTGSSIMPQKKNPDMAELTRGKVGRVYGDLMNILTMMKGLPLAYNRDMQEDKLPLFDAVNTTRDCVYIMTHVFVHTTFVKERFEEELKNDFLTATEIADYLVKHNVPFRDAHSITGKIVGYCIEHGNSFSKLTLKELHKFSHKFSEDVFDLLDPHKSIEHKKSAGSTAPNEVKKQIVHWTRILKNKK, via the coding sequence ATGCCACAATCAAAATCACTCTGGGCCGGACGATTTAAGACAGCACTATCAGAAGCGGCATTACGCTTCTCCTCCTCGATCGATCTCGACAAAACTCTTTATCAGGAAGATATTCAGGGCAGTATTGCCCACGTTGAAATGCTTGCTGCATGCAAAATTATTACTGCAGAAGAATCACGTCGGATTCGTACGGCATTGAAAGGAATCCTTGCCGAAATTGAATCGGGCAAACTGGATCTCTCCTGGGATAAAGAAGATATCCATATGGCCATCGAACAGCGCCTCATTCAAAAAGTAGGACCGGTCGGCGGTAAACTCCACACGGGCCGAAGCCGAAATGATCAGGTTGCCCTCGATGAACGACTGTATCTTCGATCGGCGATTATTGAATTAAAAAAGCGTATCGCTCAGTTTCAACGAGTGTTATTATACAAGTCCGAAAAATATTTCGGGACAATAATGCCCGGATATACTCATCTCCAGCGGGCTCAACCTATTTATCTTTCGCATCATTTGTTGGCGTACGTTTCCATGTTAGAACGAGATGATGAACGGCTTTCTGATTGTTACAAACGAGTGAACCGCTTGCCGCTTGGAGCTGCTGCAATGGCCGGTACATCATTTCCGATTGACCGGGCTGCAGTTGCAAAAAAATTAGGGTTTGATACTGTCCTTGAAAATAGTATTGATGCCGTTTCTGATCGCGATTATATCATCGAATTTGTTTCTGCCAGCAGCAATATTATGATGCATTTAAGTAGAATGTCTGAAGAATTAGTGTTGTGGTCTTCACAGGAATTTAATTTCGCGAAGATTGATGATTCGTATTCAACAGGCAGCAGCATCATGCCGCAGAAAAAGAATCCCGACATGGCAGAATTGACCCGCGGGAAAGTTGGACGTGTTTATGGCGATCTTATGAATATCCTGACAATGATGAAGGGTCTCCCCCTTGCCTATAATCGGGATATGCAGGAAGATAAACTCCCCTTGTTCGATGCCGTCAATACTACTCGTGATTGTGTCTACATTATGACGCATGTATTCGTGCACACAACGTTCGTTAAAGAGCGATTTGAAGAAGAATTGAAGAATGATTTTCTGACTGCAACCGAAATAGCAGATTATCTGGTGAAACATAATGTCCCTTTTCGCGATGCTCACTCAATTACCGGCAAAATAGTCGGATACTGTATTGAACATGGCAATTCCTTTTCAAAGCTCACCTTGAAAGAATTACATAAGTTCTCACATAAGTTTTCGGAAGATGTTTTTGATTTGCTCGATCCGCACAAGTCTATTGAACATAAAAAATCGGCAGGAAGTACTGCACCAAATGAAGTGAAGAAACAGATTGTTCATTGGACAAGAATCTTAAAGAATAAAAAATAA
- the rplI gene encoding 50S ribosomal protein L9 yields the protein MKVILRQNYNTLGNIGDVVDVKDGFARNYLIPRSIAFRATEGNLKALEQEKKQLARKEEKVVLDSEKLAAQLGSVSLTITMKVGEDDKLFGAVTSQMIAESLTEKGYSIDKRIIELEEPIKTLGIFEVPVKLHSKVAAKVKVWVVRE from the coding sequence ATGAAAGTCATTTTACGTCAAAATTATAACACACTTGGCAACATCGGCGATGTTGTTGATGTGAAAGATGGTTTCGCTCGCAATTATCTCATTCCGAGAAGCATTGCATTCCGCGCAACCGAAGGTAACCTGAAAGCTCTTGAACAGGAAAAGAAACAACTTGCACGAAAAGAAGAAAAAGTTGTTTTGGATTCTGAAAAACTTGCAGCACAACTCGGCAGTGTTTCATTGACCATTACAATGAAGGTCGGCGAAGACGATAAACTCTTTGGCGCGGTAACATCGCAAATGATTGCTGAATCACTCACAGAGAAAGGTTATTCTATCGATAAACGAATTATCGAATTGGAAGAACCGATCAAAACTCTCGGCATTTTTGAAGTACCGGTGAAGTTACATTCAAAGGTCGCTGCAAAAGTGAAGGTGTGGGTTGTAAGGGAGTAA
- a CDS encoding M24 family metallopeptidase — protein sequence MSFQQQLPQIQQKLKDYKLDGWLLYNFRGCNSFATKILEMSSGKLSSRRYFYYIPADGTPQKLVHSIEQYDLDHLPGEKTIFNQWKTLHEGVKKILHGAKTICMEYSPNNDIPYLSKVDAGTLEFIRSFGVNIVSSGDIVQFFEARWTDEQYTDAQDSANILLKTIDKAFNYIGENLRDGKKITEYDVQQLIMAEFEKHQLTTYAPANCSVNGNGANPHYDPSSEQSSEIKKGDYILIDWWAKKKKPGAVYADFTWVGYAGKSIPQKYQEVFDIVKGSRDAAVEFLKKEFGAGRKVRGCDVDDVTRKYIDDLGYGKYFVHRTGHNIGEEVHGNGAHIDNFETMDVREIIPETCFSIEPGIYLPGEFGIRLEIDVYISKNKEVILLGDKYQKQIVKIDC from the coding sequence ATGTCATTTCAACAACAACTTCCCCAGATTCAACAAAAGCTGAAAGATTATAAACTCGATGGATGGCTCCTCTATAATTTTCGAGGATGCAACTCTTTTGCTACAAAAATATTGGAGATGTCCTCCGGTAAACTCTCCTCAAGGCGGTATTTTTATTACATTCCCGCAGATGGTACACCGCAAAAATTGGTGCACAGTATTGAGCAATACGATCTTGATCATCTCCCGGGTGAAAAGACCATTTTTAATCAATGGAAAACACTGCATGAAGGAGTCAAAAAGATTCTTCATGGAGCAAAAACTATTTGCATGGAATACTCACCCAACAATGATATTCCTTATCTTTCAAAGGTTGATGCCGGTACGTTAGAATTCATCCGTTCATTTGGTGTAAACATTGTTTCTTCAGGCGATATTGTTCAGTTTTTTGAAGCTCGTTGGACTGATGAACAGTATACCGATGCACAGGATTCAGCAAATATTTTATTGAAGACAATCGACAAAGCGTTCAATTATATCGGAGAAAATTTACGGGACGGAAAAAAAATTACGGAATATGATGTGCAACAATTAATCATGGCTGAGTTTGAGAAACACCAATTGACAACATATGCTCCTGCGAATTGCTCAGTCAACGGGAATGGGGCAAATCCACATTATGATCCGAGCTCGGAACAATCCTCAGAGATCAAAAAAGGGGATTATATTCTGATCGATTGGTGGGCAAAAAAGAAAAAACCCGGAGCAGTCTATGCAGATTTTACATGGGTCGGTTATGCAGGGAAAAGCATTCCGCAAAAATACCAAGAAGTATTCGACATTGTCAAAGGATCTCGTGATGCGGCGGTTGAATTTCTAAAAAAGGAGTTTGGTGCCGGTCGAAAAGTAAGAGGGTGTGATGTTGACGATGTGACAAGAAAGTATATTGACGATCTTGGGTATGGAAAATATTTTGTCCATAGAACCGGACATAATATAGGAGAAGAAGTGCATGGTAACGGCGCGCATATTGATAATTTTGAGACCATGGATGTGCGGGAAATTATTCCGGAAACATGTTTTTCCATTGAACCGGGAATATATTTACCTGGAGAATTTGGTATTCGATTGGAGATTGACGTTTATATCTCGAAAAACAAAGAAGTGATATTGCTCGGTGATAAATATCAAAAACAAATTGTGAAAATCGATTGTTAA
- a CDS encoding SDR family oxidoreductase has translation MDLGIKNKIALVAASSQGLGKAAAFSLAKEGVNLAICSRNKKVIESTAVEIQKATGVRVVPYIADVSQASEIDKLVESVTKEFGRIDILVNNAGGPPTGNIASLPDSEWERGFNLTLMSMVRMTRAVLPSMQKHYWGRIISIVSLTAKQPIDDLMISSTIRPGILGLTKVLANQNGKFNITVNTVCPGYILTNRQEELSRSHSAEKNISMEEYLAESVRNIPVGRLGRPEEIGDVIAFLASEKASYINGSNIIVDGGQIKSI, from the coding sequence ATGGATTTAGGAATAAAAAATAAAATTGCACTTGTTGCAGCGTCAAGTCAAGGACTTGGTAAAGCCGCTGCTTTTTCTTTGGCAAAAGAGGGAGTGAATCTTGCGATTTGCTCACGAAATAAAAAAGTGATTGAATCAACAGCTGTTGAGATACAGAAAGCAACAGGGGTGAGAGTCGTTCCATATATAGCAGATGTATCACAGGCATCAGAAATAGATAAACTGGTTGAGTCTGTAACCAAGGAGTTTGGCAGGATTGATATCCTTGTGAACAATGCCGGAGGCCCACCGACGGGCAATATAGCATCTCTGCCTGATTCGGAGTGGGAGCGCGGATTTAATCTTACATTAATGAGCATGGTGAGAATGACGAGAGCAGTGCTTCCGTCCATGCAAAAGCATTATTGGGGAAGAATCATTTCCATTGTTTCACTTACTGCTAAACAACCAATTGATGATCTTATGATCTCTTCAACAATTCGTCCCGGAATTCTTGGACTGACAAAAGTGTTAGCTAATCAGAACGGTAAATTTAATATTACGGTTAATACAGTTTGTCCGGGATATATTTTAACAAATCGCCAAGAAGAACTTAGCCGCTCCCATTCTGCGGAAAAGAATATATCAATGGAAGAATATCTTGCTGAAAGTGTAAGAAATATTCCGGTTGGACGCTTGGGAAGGCCGGAAGAAATTGGTGATGTTATCGCTTTTTTGGCATCAGAAAAGGCAAGTTATATCAATGGGTCAAATATTATTGTGGATGGGGGACAGATCAAGAGTATATAA
- the rpsR gene encoding 30S ribosomal protein S18 translates to MRRESSFDNNRREGGGFRKDGNRGDNRRDAKKDAQQKKKRTCRFTAAGTIYIDYKDEKLLRKFINEQGKIIPKRITGTSAKYQRQLVQAIKRARHIALLPFTSEAIK, encoded by the coding sequence ATGAGAAGAGAATCATCATTCGATAATAACAGACGTGAAGGCGGCGGATTCCGTAAAGACGGAAATCGCGGCGACAATCGCAGAGATGCAAAGAAGGATGCTCAACAAAAGAAGAAACGCACATGCCGGTTTACAGCTGCCGGGACGATCTATATTGATTACAAAGATGAAAAGTTGCTCCGCAAGTTCATCAATGAACAAGGCAAGATCATTCCCAAACGTATTACCGGGACAAGTGCCAAATATCAACGCCAGCTCGTTCAGGCGATCAAACGCGCACGCCATATCGCGCTTCTTCCGTTCACATCTGAAGCCATTAAGTAA
- a CDS encoding transposase produces the protein MKEYYRRHLPHINPVSAIYFITFRLINSLPHHLILQLMEEYDKDRELKSLQKIDPAIKSVPESFYRKYFESFDSFLDNQQSGNSWLRQDAVARIVYNAIKYRDNKDYDLICFTIMSNHVHMLIDVRRDVIPSYNSYTVLTTILHSLKRFTAFECNRALHRSGPFWQSESYDHVVKDEAELERIIRYVVYNPVKAGFVKDPKKWKFTYCKYFL, from the coding sequence ATGAAAGAATATTACAGACGACACCTTCCGCATATTAACCCTGTTTCCGCAATTTATTTTATCACATTTAGACTTATTAATTCGCTACCGCATCATCTTATTTTACAGCTCATGGAAGAGTATGATAAGGATAGGGAATTGAAATCTCTTCAAAAAATAGATCCTGCTATAAAATCCGTCCCAGAATCCTTCTACCGTAAATACTTTGAGAGTTTTGATTCTTTCCTTGATAATCAACAATCGGGGAATTCATGGTTACGACAAGATGCTGTAGCCAGAATTGTATATAACGCGATAAAATATCGAGACAATAAAGATTATGATTTGATTTGTTTCACGATCATGTCGAACCATGTTCATATGCTTATTGACGTAAGACGGGATGTCATCCCGTCTTACAATAGTTACACCGTTCTGACCACAATTCTCCATTCGTTGAAGCGATTCACTGCATTTGAATGTAATAGAGCTTTACATCGATCTGGACCATTTTGGCAGTCAGAGAGCTACGATCATGTCGTAAAAGATGAGGCAGAATTGGAACGGATAATCCGATATGTTGTATACAATCCAGTGAAAGCTGGTTTTGTGAAAGATCCAAAAAAATGGAAGTTTACATATTGTAAATATTTTTTGTAA
- the groES gene encoding co-chaperone GroES, whose protein sequence is MKIHPLSDRIVVKPAEAEEKTKGGLFLPDTAKEKPVWGEVIATGPGKTTDEGKKISMEVKVGDKVLYGKYSGTEVSVDGQEVLIMRESDIFAIMPK, encoded by the coding sequence ATGAAAATTCATCCATTATCAGATCGAATCGTTGTAAAACCAGCTGAAGCTGAAGAAAAAACCAAAGGCGGTCTTTTTCTTCCTGATACAGCGAAAGAAAAACCAGTGTGGGGAGAAGTGATTGCTACAGGTCCAGGAAAAACTACGGACGAAGGCAAAAAAATTTCGATGGAAGTAAAAGTTGGCGACAAAGTTCTTTATGGCAAATATTCCGGAACAGAAGTATCCGTTGATGGCCAAGAAGTGCTCATCATGCGTGAAAGCGATATTTTCGCAATCATGCCGAAATAA
- the groL gene encoding chaperonin GroEL (60 kDa chaperone family; promotes refolding of misfolded polypeptides especially under stressful conditions; forms two stacked rings of heptamers to form a barrel-shaped 14mer; ends can be capped by GroES; misfolded proteins enter the barrel where they are refolded when GroES binds) — translation MGAKIITFDFDARAGLKRGVDQLANAVKVTLGPKGRNVVIEKKFGAPTITKDGVTVAKEVELEDAIENMGAQMVREVASKTSDVAGDGTTTATVLAQAIVREGLKNVTAGANPMDLKRGIDLAVTKVIEQLKAMSKPVSGKKEIAQVGTISANNDPTIGNLIADAMEKVGKDGVITVEEAKGTETTVDVVEGMQFDRGYLSPYFVTNADTMEAELENPYILIHDKKISAMKDLLPILEKMAQSGRPILIIAEEVEGEALATLVVNKLRGTLRVVSVKAPGFGDRRKAMLEDIAILTGAQVISEEKGYKLENATLAYLGTAKKIVVDKDNTTIVEGAGTKDDIKKRIAEIKSQVDKTTSDYDKEKLQERLAKLSGGVAVLKIGASTEVEMKEKKARVEDALHATRAAVEEGIVPGGGVAFLRAIDALKDVKTTNADQKTGVQILRRALEEPLRQIVANAGLDGSVVVDKVKNGKDDFGFNALTETYENLIVAGVIDPTKVSRVAVENAASVAALLLTTEATIVEKPEEKKSAPAMPPGGGMGDMY, via the coding sequence ATGGGTGCGAAAATTATTACGTTTGATTTCGACGCACGTGCAGGTTTAAAGCGCGGTGTTGATCAACTGGCAAATGCTGTGAAAGTTACTCTCGGTCCCAAAGGCCGAAATGTTGTTATTGAGAAAAAATTCGGTGCACCGACCATTACAAAAGACGGCGTGACTGTTGCAAAAGAAGTAGAGTTAGAAGATGCAATTGAAAATATGGGTGCACAAATGGTTCGCGAAGTTGCTTCCAAAACATCGGATGTTGCCGGTGATGGAACAACAACAGCTACCGTTCTTGCACAAGCCATCGTTCGAGAGGGATTAAAGAACGTTACAGCAGGTGCAAATCCAATGGATTTGAAACGCGGTATTGATCTTGCCGTTACCAAAGTAATTGAACAATTAAAGGCAATGAGCAAACCAGTGAGCGGCAAGAAAGAAATTGCTCAAGTGGGAACAATCTCTGCAAACAACGATCCGACGATCGGAAATTTGATTGCCGATGCGATGGAAAAAGTTGGTAAAGATGGTGTTATCACTGTTGAAGAAGCAAAAGGTACAGAAACAACAGTTGATGTTGTTGAAGGTATGCAATTTGATCGTGGGTATCTTTCGCCGTATTTCGTGACAAACGCAGATACAATGGAAGCAGAACTCGAAAATCCTTACATCCTTATTCATGACAAAAAGATCAGCGCGATGAAAGATCTTCTTCCGATCCTCGAGAAGATGGCTCAATCAGGACGCCCGATCCTTATCATTGCCGAAGAAGTTGAAGGTGAAGCGCTGGCAACATTAGTTGTGAATAAACTCCGCGGAACACTTCGAGTTGTATCAGTAAAAGCACCCGGATTCGGTGATCGCCGAAAAGCGATGTTGGAAGACATTGCAATCTTAACCGGCGCACAGGTGATCTCTGAAGAAAAAGGGTACAAGCTTGAGAATGCAACACTTGCCTACCTTGGTACAGCAAAGAAAATTGTTGTTGACAAAGATAACACAACAATCGTTGAAGGTGCCGGTACAAAAGATGACATCAAAAAGCGTATCGCTGAAATCAAGTCACAGGTTGATAAAACAACATCGGACTATGATAAAGAAAAACTACAAGAGCGTCTTGCAAAACTTTCAGGTGGTGTTGCTGTATTGAAAATTGGAGCATCCACAGAAGTCGAAATGAAAGAGAAAAAAGCTCGTGTAGAAGATGCATTACACGCAACGCGGGCAGCTGTTGAAGAGGGAATTGTTCCCGGCGGCGGCGTAGCGTTTCTTCGCGCTATTGATGCGTTGAAAGATGTGAAAACAACTAATGCAGATCAAAAGACAGGTGTACAAATACTTCGTCGTGCTCTGGAAGAACCGCTTCGGCAGATCGTTGCAAATGCAGGTCTTGATGGTTCGGTTGTTGTAGATAAAGTAAAAAATGGTAAAGATGATTTTGGTTTTAATGCGTTAACAGAAACGTATGAAAATCTTATTGTGGCAGGCGTCATTGATCCTACAAAAGTTAGCCGTGTAGCGGTCGAAAATGCAGCAAGTGTTGCCGCGTTGTTATTAACAACGGAAGCAACCATTGTTGAAAAACCAGAAGAGAAAAAATCAGCACCCGCAATGCCCCCGGGCGGTGGAATGGGTGATATGTATTAA